From the Euphorbia lathyris chromosome 6, ddEupLath1.1, whole genome shotgun sequence genome, one window contains:
- the LOC136233039 gene encoding metalloendoproteinase 3-MMP-like produces MASKAFSLSSFALILLIFISLDCNTALANSKHHKKSSASAFDFLKHLQGCHKGDKVKQVHDLKNYLQHFGYLTYQNKSLGSNDDDFDDELESAIKTYQLNYHLKTTGTLDSETVSQMMVPRCGVADKGRPDIINKRTRMESGKKRHHHNSTSKFHTVSHYAFFPGNPKWSANKYHLRYGFLPRTRVEAMEAVGRAFRTWEANTHFSFERVEDYRSGDITVGFHSGNHGDGAAFDGNGGVLAHAFAPEDGRFHYDGDENWSVGARQGSFDLETVAVHEIGHLLGLGHSSVKAAIMYPSIASGFTKGLHSDDIQGIRALYNR; encoded by the exons ATGGCATCTAAAGCTTTTTCCTTATCTTCATTTGCTTTGATTCTTCTGATCTTCATATCCCTAGATTGCAACACAGCTTTAGCAAACTCAAAGCACCATAAGAAATCATCAGCATCAGCATTTGATTTCCTAAAACATCTCCAAGGATGTCATAAGGGAGATAAGGTGAAACAAGTTCATGATTTGAAAAACTACCTTCAACATTTTGGTTACTTAACCTATCAAAACAAGTCTCTTGGTAGTAATGATGATGATTTTGACGATGAATTAGAGTCTGCAATCAAAACCTACCAGCTGAATTACCATTTGAAGACCACCGGAACATTAGACTCAGAAACGGTGTCTCAGATGATGGTGCCTAGATGCGGAGTAGCagataaagggcggcccg ATATAATAAACAAAAGAACAAGGATGGAATCCGGGAAGAAGAGGCATCATCATAACTCAACATCAAAATTCCATACAGTATCTCACTATGCTTTCTTCCCAGGAAACCCTAAATGGTCAGCAAATAAGTATCATCTGAGATACGGGTTTCTTCCAAGAACACGAGTAGAAGCAATGGAAGCAGTAGGGAGAGCATTCAGAACATGGGAAGCTAACACACATTTCAGTTTTGAGAGAGTAGAAGATTATAGAAGTGGAGATATCACTGTGGGTTTTCACAGTGGAAATCATGGAGATGGGGCGGCTTTTGATGGTAATGGAGGAGTTTTAGCTCATGCATTTGCACCAGAAGATGGAAGATTTCATTATGATGGAGATGAGAATTGGTCAGTAGGTGCAAGACAAGGTTCTTTTGATTTAGAGACAGTAGCAGTTCATGAAATTGGACATCTTCTTGGACTTGGACATAGCTCTGTTAAAGCTGCTATTATGTATCCTTCTATTGCTTCTGGATTCACAAAGGGTTTACATTCTGATGATATCCAGGGCATCAGGGCTCTCTATAACCGTTGA
- the LOC136232960 gene encoding metalloendoproteinase 3-MMP-like, whose amino-acid sequence MASKAFSLSSFALILLIFISLHCNTALANSKNHKKSSSSAFDFLKHLQGCHKGDKVKQVHDLKNYLQHFGYLTYQNKSLGSNDDEFDDELESAIKTYQLNYNLKTTGTLDSETVSQMMVPRCGVADIINRTTRMESGKKRHHHNSTSKFHTVSHYAFFPGNPKWSANKYHLRYGFLPRTRVEAMEAVGRAFRTWEANTHFSFERVEDYRSGDITVGFHSGNHGDGAAFDGNGGVLAHAFAPEDGRFHYDGDENWSVGGRQGSFDLETVAVHEIGHLLGLGHSSVKAAIMYPSIASGLTKGLHSDDIQGIRALYNL is encoded by the coding sequence ATGGCATCTAAAGCTTTTTCCCTCTCTTCATTTGCTTTGATTCTTCTGATCTTCATATCCCTACACTGCAACACAGCTTTAGCAAACTCAAAAAACCATAAgaaatcatcatcatcagcatTTGATTTCCTAAAACATCTCCAAGGATGTCATAAGGGAGATAAGGTGAAACAAGTTCATGATTTGAAAAATTACCTTCAACATTTTGGTTACTTAACCTATCAAAACAAGTCTCTTGGTAGTAATGATGATGAATTTGATGATGAATTAGAGTCTGCAATCAAAACCTACCAGCTGAATTACAATTTGAAGACCACCGGAACATTAGACTCAGAAACGGTGTCTCAGATGATGGTGCCTAGATGCGGAGTAGCAGATATAATAAACAGAACAACAAGGATGGAATCTGGGAAGAAGAGGCATCATCATAACTCAACATCAAAATTCCATACAGTATCTCACTATGCTTTCTTCCCAGGAAACCCTAAATGGTCAGCAAATAAGTATCATCTGAGATACGGGTTTCTTCCAAGAACACGAGTAGAAGCAATGGAAGCAGTAGGGAGAGCATTCAGAACATGGGAAGCTAACACACATTTCAGTTTTGAGAGAGTAGAAGATTATAGAAGTGGAGATATCACTGTGGGTTTTCACAGTGGAAATCATGGAGATGGGGCGGCTTTTGATGGTAATGGAGGAGTTTTAGCTCATGCATTTGCACCAGAAGATGGAAGATTTCATTATGATGGAGATGAGAATTGGTCAGTAGGTGGAAGACAAGGTTCTTTTGATTTAGAGACAGTAGCAGTTCATGAAATTGGACATCTTCTTGGACTTGGACATAGCTCTGTTAAAGCTGCTATTATGTATCCTTCCATTGCATCTGGACTCACAA